CTGAACACGGTCACCGAGATCGCCCAGGGGGACCTCACCCGGCGCGGCGAGGTGACCTCCGACGTCCTCGGCAACGTGGTCGACGCCATCAACGTGATGGTGGCCGAGATCGGCACCGTCATCGCGGACGTGCGCCAGGCGGCCCTCCGGGTGGCGGCCAGCTCTCACGAGATGATCGTGGCCTCCGGTCAGATGGCGACCGGCGCCCAGGGCCAGACCCGCGAGGCGATGAGCGTGGCGAGCGCGGTGGAAGAGCTGACGCTGTCCGTCCGCCAGGTGGCCGAGATCGCGGAGTCCTCGGCCCTGGCGGCTCGTCAGGCGCTCGAGGCCGCCCAGAAGGGTGACCAGGCCGTCCGCAACAGCCTGGAGGGCATGCAGCGGATCCGGGCAGAGGTCCAGACGATCTCGAAGAAGATCAAGAGCCTCGGCGACCGCTCGCTGGAGATTTCGGAGATCGTGAACACCATCGAGGATATCGCCTCCCAGACGAACCTCCTGGCCCTCAACGCGGCCATCGAGGCGGCGGGGGCGGGCGAGGCGGGGTTGCGGTTCGCGGTGGTCGCCGACGAGGTCCGCAAGCTGGCCGAGCGCTCGGCCAAGGCCACCAAGGACATCGCCTCCCTCATCAAGAACGTCCAGGCCGAGACCCACGAGGCGATCGTCGTCATGGAGCAAGGGACCCAGGAGGTGGAGTCCGGGTACCGGGTCACCGTCCAGGCCGGGGAGAGCCTCAAGGACATCGCCCAGATCTCGCAGAAATCCGCCGAGCTGGCCCACGACATCTCGCTGGCTACCCAGCAGCAGGTGCGAGGCGCCGAGGGGGTGGGGACGGCCGTCCAGTCGATCGCCGGCGTCGCCGTCCAGACGGAGCAGGGGGCCTTGCAGACTCGGAAGACCGTCGATCAGCTCGTCCGGCTGGCCGAAGAGCTCACCGCCAGCCTGTCGCGCTTCAAGCTGGCCGCGTGATCGGCGCGGCATCGATGCCCGGAGAGCTCGAGCCCTCCGACCTCGCCCGGCTCGCCGCCCTGGTGACCGAGCGGGCCGGTCTCGCGTTCGGCGAAGCCCGCTGGCCGTTCCTGCGGAACCGGGCGCGCGAGGCGATGCTGAGGCGCGGGTTCAT
The sequence above is a segment of the Candidatus Methylomirabilota bacterium genome. Coding sequences within it:
- a CDS encoding methyl-accepting chemotaxis protein, with product MVTRMETPNRLPQVSGAPTRLRRRFGLLAKIIVFLAAVLVPLAAVTGYLSVQAVRERMTEEFTSKGSAIANSLASSGVDLILTRDASTVQALVDQFAAISGVAYVMVYDTQKTLVAHTFVPLVPAGLIEKNLVSGDAVKPQVREIQYPDPVTGATREVIDIGVSMLGGQLGTVRVGMNKAIIDAAAAQSRNYLLAVFGGVALLAVLAAVVFARRIIKPVGELVRTAQRVGQGDLSQVVPVTTHDEIGQLAETFNQSIARLRGLVQTEAERDEERRKREELQRHITQFLNTVTEIAQGDLTRRGEVTSDVLGNVVDAINVMVAEIGTVIADVRQAALRVAASSHEMIVASGQMATGAQGQTREAMSVASAVEELTLSVRQVAEIAESSALAARQALEAAQKGDQAVRNSLEGMQRIRAEVQTISKKIKSLGDRSLEISEIVNTIEDIASQTNLLALNAAIEAAGAGEAGLRFAVVADEVRKLAERSAKATKDIASLIKNVQAETHEAIVVMEQGTQEVESGYRVTVQAGESLKDIAQISQKSAELAHDISLATQQQVRGAEGVGTAVQSIAGVAVQTEQGALQTRKTVDQLVRLAEELTASLSRFKLAA